Proteins from a genomic interval of Periophthalmus magnuspinnatus isolate fPerMag1 chromosome 11, fPerMag1.2.pri, whole genome shotgun sequence:
- the gabpb2a gene encoding GA-binding protein subunit beta-2a, whose product MSLVDLGKRLLEAARKGHDDEVRNLMANGAPFTTDWLGTSPLHLAAQHGHYSTADVLLRAGVSRDARTKVDRTPLHMAAAEGHTIIVELLVRSGADINAKDMLKMTALHWAAQHGHHGVAETLIKHGADVHALSKFDKTPFDIAVDIQNTELMLLLQEGMQNQVNMNQVSVNVDSGSGNQPQFIIQGLPSLQGGVVNLAELLNKANTGESEEAMAASALDSNVQHAVVNEGGQRVITIVTDQHGNLQTATGAMTQPFFVTMQHGQQMLVPANTVTEEVVSEEPPTRKRKLEPTPELPETEVLQRQLQEANRKAQEYRQQLLRKEQEAEEYRIKLEAMSHSQASSSANPGANGANDANGTNGEQDEVEGEEEVVGIIMTEEGEGQEVTLVTGSTE is encoded by the exons ATGTCGCTGGTGGACCTGGGGAAGCGCCTCCTGGAGGCTGCCCGCAAAGGTCATGACGACGAGGTGCGCAACCTAATGGCCAACGGTGCCCCCTTCACCACAGACTGG TTGGGCACATCGCCTCTGCACCTGGCGGCTCAGCACGGTCACTACTCCACCGCCGATGTGCTGCTCAGAGCCGGAGTGAGCCGAGACGCACGGACCAAAGTGGATCGAACACCCCTGCACATGGCTGCAGCCGAGGGACACACCATCATAGTAGAGCTGCTTGTACGG AGCGGCGCGGACATAAATGCCAAAGACATGCTAAAGATGACGGCGCTGCACTGGGCAGCGCAGCATGGGCACCATGGCGTCGCAGAGACGCTCATCAAACATGGCGCCGACGTGCACGCGCTCAGTAAGTTCGACAAAACACCATTCGACATAGCAGTGGACATCCAGAATACAGAGCTCATGCTGCTGCTgcag GAGGGGATGCAGAACCAGGTAAACATGAATCAGGTGAGTGTGAACGTGGACAGCGGCTCCGGAAATCAGCCTCAGTTCATCATCCAGGGTCTGCCCTCACTCCAGGGGGGAGTGGTCAACCTGGCCGAGCTGCTCAACAAGGCCAACACAG GTGAGTCGGAGGAGGCAATGGCGGCTTCTGCTCTGGACTCGAATGTCCAGCATGCGGTGGTGAATGAGGGAGGCCAGAGGGTCATCACCATAGTAACGGACCAGCACGGCAACCTGCAGACGGCAACAGGAGCCATGACACAGCCCTTCTTTGTCACAATGCAGCACGGGCAGCAGA tGCTCGTGCCAGCTAACACTGTGACTGAGGAGGTTGTTTCTGAAGAACCTCCAACGAGAAAACGCAAACTGGAGCCTACACCTGAGCTCCCGGAGACG gAGGTATTGCAGAGGCAGCTTCAGGAAGCCAACAGAAAAGCACAAGAGTACAGGCAGCAGCTGCTGAGGAAGgagcaggaggcagaggagTACCGCATCAAATTAGAGGCCATGTCCCACAGCCAGGCTAGTTCCAGTGCTAACCCCGGAGCTAATGGAGCTAACGATGCTAACGGCACTAATGGCGAGCAGGATGAGGTTGAGGGTGAAGAGGAAGTGGTTGGCATCATCATGactgaggagggggaggggcaagAAGTGACGCTGGTGACGGGCAGCACCGAGTGA
- the LOC117378751 gene encoding uncharacterized protein LOC117378751 codes for MDELAEYLRSRHVDEEAIQRMEQDKIDPTVIKLMSDEELKDYLPSYGDRIAVFGHCRRQEEPSRKSKLFERLKLKFSKNQNGKVGVQKEHGKTSIRRKSDRKVELGWLNFRKKDNTYVHMRTKNGGGTRKESVPKKSTNINLIEKALELFFPGGENVHGKSCDFEVDLTDFQETPLPEHITVEEMYEMTKLPVLRFYLKTKKRQIVTEGNPEESNAESDNMVSHSVVPHEASSSSTVLSLNNLDVIHIATFYNTEPLESNSSLDIHLEGQESTLNLNDLDESGIVTVRSVDHLEMEAPNLEDTLPLIEEELPIFLNMPENNKTIIVVHRGQILQELIQVFSNDEMMNKKNVRFKVILPDGNLEKALDDGGVVRDVLSEFWQDFYEQCTMGSDFKVPYLRHDFGKEEWESVGRIIAFGWKQEKQLPIKLAPVILEQAILGDVESDLLDSFLKYVSHSERVMFQTCFSDFESIDENELLEVLDLHNCRRHPTSNNIEQIIRELAHKKLIQEPAFVIEQWSTVLVEMKSELKGIAAAYDALQPTSRKIMQSLTYPTNQNASEKQMVKYVNTYLRECDMPHLSRFLRFCTGSDVFTGKDITVSFTMINGLQRRPVAHTCGCYLELPVTYESYPDFRHEMNKILESNIWVMDIV; via the exons ATGGATGAGCTGGCAGAATATTTGAGATCCAGGCATGTGGATGAAGAGGCTATACAACGAATGGAACAAGACAAG atTGATCCCACTGTAATAAAGCTGATGAGTGATGAGGAACTGAAGGACTATCTACCATCATACGGTGATCGAATAGCTGTATTTGGACACTGTAGACGACAAGAAGAACCAAGTCGAAAGTCAAAACTCTTTGAAAGACTTAAATTAAAGTTTAGCAAGAATCAAAACGGTAAAGTAGGAGTGCAAAAAGAACATGGGAAAACTAGTATCAGAAGAAAGAGTGACAGAAAAGTTGAGCTTGGGTGGttaaattttagaaaaaaagacaatacaTATGTGCATATGCGCACTAAAAATGGTGGAGGTACAAGGAAGGAAAGTGTGCCTAAAAAGAGTACAAACATTAACCTAATTGAAAAAGCATTGGAGTTGTTTTTTCCTGGAGGAGAAAATGTGCATGGCAAAAGCtgtgattttgaagtggatttaACTGACTTTCAGGAAACCCCTTTACCTGAACATATAACAGTTGAGGAAATGTATGAGATGACAAAGTTGCCAGTTTTGCGATTTTACTTAAAAACGAAAAAGAGACAAATTGTAACAGAAGGAAACCCTGAGGAGAGCAATGCTGAATCTGACAATATGGTCAGCCACTCTGTTGTACCACATGAGGCATCAAGCAGTTCTACAGTTTTGAGCCTAAACAATTTGGATGTTATTCATATTGCAACTTTTTACAACACTGAACCTTTAGAAAGCAATTCGAGTTTAGACATTCATTTAGAAGGACAAGAAAGCACACTTAATTTGAATGATTTGGATGAAAGCGGTATTGTGACTGTACGTTCTGTGGACCACTTAGAAATGGAAGCCCCCAATCTTGAGGATACCTTGCCACTAATTGAGGAAGAGTTGCCTATTTTTTTGAATAtgcctgaaaataacaaaaccaTCATTGTGGTTCATCGAGGCCAGATTCTTCAAGAGCTCATTCAAGTGTTCAGTAACGATGAGATGATGAACAAGAAAAATGTCCGCTTTAAAGTAATTCTTCCTGATGGAAATCTTGAAAAGGCTTTAGATGATGGAGGTGTAGTAAGGGATGTGCTGTCAGAGTTCTGGCAAGACTTTTATGAACAGTGCACCATGGGAAGTGACTTCAAAGTGCCATACTTGCGACACGACTTTGGAAAGGAGGAATGGGAAAGTGTAGGTCGAATCATTGCTTTTGGCtggaaacaagaaaaacaacttcCAATAAAACTTGCTCCTGTTATTCTTGAGCAAGCTATTCTTGGAGATGTGGAGAGTGATCTTTTAGATAGTTTTCTCAAGTATGTATCACACTCGGAGCGAGTCATGTTTCAAACTTGCTTTTCAGATTTTGAAAGTATTGATGAAAATGAGTTATTAGAAGTTCTAGATCTCCATAATTGTCGCAGACATCCAACATCAAACAACATTGAGCAAATCATAAGAGAGCTTGCTCACAAGAAACTTATTCAGGAGCCTGCATTTGTCATTGAGCAGTGGAGTACTGTGCTTGTGGAGATGAAGTCAGAGCTGAAGGGTATAGCAGCAGCTTATGATGCACTGCAGCCAACATCACGCAAAATTATGCAATCGCTCACTTAtccaacaaatcaaaatgctTCTGAAAAACAGATGGTTAAGTATGTCAACACATATCTTCGAGAGTGTGACATGCCTCATCTTTCCAGGTTTCTTAGGTTTTGCACAGGGTCTGATGTATTTACAGGAAAAGACATCACTGTCTCATTCACAATGATTAATGGCCTTCAGAGAAGACCTGTTGCTCACACTTGTGGTTGTTACTTGGAGTTGCCAGTTACTTATGAGAGTTACCCAGATTTTCGGcatgaaatgaacaaaatactGGAGAGCAATATTTGGGTGATGGATATTGTGTGA
- the LOC117378362 gene encoding pleckstrin homology domain-containing family O member 1-like: MKRSGQCRRAAQEVALAGPAPDKVGWVRQYCGRGLFRELWKNRYLVLRRERLWVCSKEVKEECRAQLVLDLSKYERCEELKKDKSRSKKSHSRFTLTRRAPNTVHSLVFLAVSPEEKESWIQVLNSAINRAKTRPKDPTLDQVALEDGALVHLTKDRVRVPLGRRLPSRGHLLAVASSSHGSLTLDLVSEEDFCSRGSWERDMHGAAGMHVPGGLHVDCRVVGGRQRAGTDVSKLRPRETRVKTGSLPRTSERNWGRGEASKALKNRSNIQVFKGQSRTPQPGKKLSSQGRNRCASMDEVLRCRPALVQSELRCPSEERPVGQLQSLIAQRMQRAQELLEEMRLQELQKTKAQQERAAHKNEPKTQNQTKTQSRFGGPTSPRVKTKDSPQTKIKKKTITDSPKTRDPNKSNLSPKDKTRDQSKSSPRTRIHSETQRLQTCSQSSAKPVQTKPSETQSPTRARPEPDPGLEKNQDGLNLDQNQGPDVYEQDQDQDQSQDSDLDQDRNPDVQDQRAEAERLLQEALCSWKQAQEVLKEVKDLQSQTLRRQRRKTYQNLRPDQDQRLGRDQGPDHSQEQNLKRDQDQNQDQRSDPRSDQRPDKRPDQDQSQQPEQNQEQNGDQDKDQEPEVIQDLTKTESKTRQSQGSYLSQSKTGSPGREVSGSPDTDS; encoded by the exons atgaagaggagcggGCAGTGCAGGCGG gcGGCCCAGGAGGTGGCACTGGCGGGTCCTGCCCCTGATAAAGTGGGTTGGGTCAGACAGTACTGTGGGCGTGGCCTGTTCAGAGAGCTGTGGAAGAACCGATACCTGGTCCTAAGACGAGAGCGGCTCTGGGTCTGCTCCAAAGAG GTAAAGGAGGAGTGCAGGGCTCAGCTGGTGTTGGATCTTTCCAAATATGAACGCTGTGAAGAACTGAAGAAAGACAAGAGCCGCAGCAAAAAGAGCCACAGCCGCTTCACCTTGACACGCCGAGCTCCAAATAct GTCCACAGTTTAGTGTTTCTGGCAGTGAGTCCTGAGGAGAAAGAGTCCTGGATCCAAGTCCTGAACTCTGCCATCAACCGAGCCAAGACCCGGCCCAAAGACCCCACCTTAGACCAG GTGGCACTGGAGGATGGAGCACTGGTACATTTGACCAAAGACCGGGTTCGGGTCCCACTGGGGCGTAGACTGCCCTCACGAGGACACCTACTGGCCGTG GCGTCCTCATCCCATGGCTCTCTCACCTTAGACTTGGTCTCAGAGGAGGACTTCTGCAGCAGAGGATCATGGGAGAGGGACATGCACGGGGCTGCGGGCATGCACGTGCCCGGGGGCCTGCACGTGGACTGCAGGGTGGTGGGGGGGAGGCAAAGGGCAGGAACAGATGTGTCTAAACTCAGACCCAGAGAAACCCGGGTCAAGACTGGGTCTCTGCCCAGAACCAGTGAGAGGAACTGGGGCCGAGGAGAGGCCAGCAAGGCCCTGAAAAACCGCAGCAACATACAG GTGTTTAAGGGCCAGAGCCGGACTCCACAGCCCGGGAAGAAGCTCAGTTCTCAGGGAAGAAACCGCTGTGCGTCCATGGATGAAGTCCTGAGGTGCAG ACCCGCTCTGGTCCAGTCTGAGCTCCGATGTCCATCTGAGGAGCGTCCAGTGGGGCAGCTCCAGAGTCTGATTgcacagaggatgcagagagcCCAGGAGCTGCTGGAGGAGATGAGACTGCAG gagCTGCAGAAAACCAAAGCCCAACAAGAACGAGCCGCTCACAAGAACGAGCCCAAGACTCAAAACCAGACCAAGACCCAGTCCAG GTTTGGAGGACCCACATCTCCCCGAGTCAAGACCAAAGACTCTCCTCAGACTAAGATCAAGAAAAAGACCATCACAGACTCCCCCAAAACCAGAGACCCCAACAAGTCCAACCTAAGTCCCAaagacaagaccagagaccagtccAAGTCCTCACCGAGAACCAGGATCCACAGTGAGACCCAAAGACTCCAGACATGTTCACAATCCTCAGCAAAACCAGTTCAAACAAAACCATCTGAGACCCAGAGTCCAACCAGAGCCAGACCGGAACCAGACCCGGGTTTAGAGAAGAACCAAGATGGACTGAATCTGGACCAGAACCAAGGCCCTGA TGTTTAT GAACAGgatcaggaccaggaccagagtcaggactcGGACTTGGACCAGGACCGGAATCCTGATGTACAGGACCAGCGTGCAGAGGCAGAGCGTCTCCTACAGGAGGCACTGTGCTCCTGGAAACAGGCCCAGGAGGTTCTGAAGGAGGTGAAGGATCTGCAGAGCCAGACGCTGAGAAGGCAGAGACGCAAGACCTACCAGAACCTGAGACCGGATCAGGACCAGAGACTGGGTCGAGACCAGGGACCGGATCACAGCCAGGAGCAGAACCTAAAAcgggaccaggaccaaaaccaggaccaaagatcAGACCCGagatcagaccagagaccagataagagaccagaccaagaccagagccAGCAACCAGAACAGAATCAGGAGCAGAATGGAGACCAGGACAAGGATCAAGAACCAGAAGTCATCCAGGATCTGACAAAAACCGAGAGCAAGACGAGACAGAGCCAAGGATCCTACCTGAGCCAGAGCAAAACTGGCTCACCTGGGAGGGAAGTGTCAGGGTCACCTGACACAGACAGCTAA